Proteins encoded within one genomic window of Pseudomonas cannabina:
- a CDS encoding glutamate/aspartate ABC transporter substrate-binding protein, giving the protein MRIVPQLLGAAIAAALISTPVFAAELTGTLKKIKESGTITLGHRDASIPFSYIADASGVPMGYSHDIQLKIVEAIKKDLGMPELKIKYNLVTSQTRIPLVQNGTVDLECGSTTNNVERQQQVDFSIGIFEVGTRLLSKKDSSYKDFDDLKGKNVVTTAGTTSERILKSMNADKQMGMNVISAKDHGESFQMLESGRAVAFMMDDALLAGEKAKAKKPDDWAVTGTAQSYEIYGCMVRKGDAPFKKAVDDAIVATYKSGDINAIYSKWFMSPIPPKGLNLNFPMSDKLKELIQNPTDKAADDKKA; this is encoded by the coding sequence ATGCGCATCGTTCCCCAACTTCTGGGTGCCGCTATTGCTGCCGCTCTGATCAGCACTCCGGTTTTCGCCGCCGAACTGACCGGCACACTGAAAAAAATCAAAGAGTCCGGCACCATTACTCTCGGTCACCGTGACGCCTCCATCCCGTTTTCCTACATCGCCGATGCCTCCGGCGTGCCGATGGGCTACTCCCACGACATTCAGTTGAAAATCGTCGAAGCCATCAAGAAAGACCTCGGCATGCCCGAGCTCAAGATCAAGTACAACCTGGTCACTTCGCAGACCCGTATTCCGCTGGTGCAGAACGGTACGGTTGACCTGGAATGCGGTTCGACCACCAACAACGTCGAGCGCCAGCAACAGGTCGATTTCTCCATCGGCATATTTGAAGTTGGCACCCGCCTGCTGTCGAAAAAGGATTCAAGCTACAAAGATTTCGACGACCTGAAAGGCAAGAACGTCGTGACCACTGCTGGCACCACGTCCGAGCGCATCCTCAAGTCGATGAACGCCGACAAGCAGATGGGCATGAACGTGATCTCTGCCAAGGACCACGGTGAGTCCTTCCAGATGCTCGAATCGGGTCGTGCAGTCGCCTTCATGATGGACGACGCGTTGCTGGCAGGCGAAAAGGCCAAAGCGAAGAAGCCGGATGACTGGGCGGTGACCGGCACTGCGCAATCCTACGAAATCTACGGTTGCATGGTTCGCAAAGGCGATGCCCCGTTCAAGAAAGCGGTGGATGACGCGATTGTTGCTACCTACAAGTCCGGTGACATCAACGCCATCTACAGCAAGTGGTTCATGTCGCCCATTCCTCCAAAAGGTCTGAACCTGAATTTCCCGATGAGCGACAAGCTCAAGGAGCTGATTCAGAACCCGACTGACAAAGCGGCTGACGACAAGAAAGCCTGA
- a CDS encoding amino acid ABC transporter permease — MMDFTGIIPAIPGLWNGMIMTLKLMAMGVVGGLLLGTVLALMRLSSNKLLANVAGAYVNYFRSIPLLLVITWFYLAVPFVLRWITGEDTPIGAFASCVVAFMMFEAAYFCEIVRAGVQSISKGQMGAAQALGMNYSQMMRLIILPQAFRKMTPLLLQQSIILFQDTSLVYTVGLVDFLNASRSSGDIIGRANEFLVIAGLVYFTISFAASLLVKRLQKRFAV, encoded by the coding sequence ATAATGGACTTTACCGGAATCATTCCAGCCATTCCCGGCCTGTGGAACGGCATGATCATGACCCTCAAACTGATGGCGATGGGGGTGGTCGGCGGTCTGCTGCTCGGTACGGTGCTGGCACTGATGCGGCTGTCATCGAACAAGCTGCTGGCCAATGTAGCCGGCGCCTACGTGAACTACTTTCGCTCGATCCCGCTGCTGCTGGTGATCACCTGGTTTTACCTCGCCGTGCCGTTCGTGCTGCGCTGGATCACCGGTGAGGACACGCCGATCGGTGCGTTCGCCTCCTGCGTCGTGGCCTTCATGATGTTCGAAGCCGCGTACTTCTGTGAAATCGTCCGGGCCGGCGTGCAGTCGATTTCCAAGGGGCAGATGGGTGCAGCCCAGGCGCTGGGCATGAACTACTCGCAAATGATGCGACTGATCATCCTGCCGCAAGCGTTTCGCAAGATGACCCCGCTGTTGCTGCAACAAAGCATCATTCTGTTTCAGGACACCTCCCTGGTGTACACCGTCGGCCTCGTGGACTTCCTCAACGCCTCGCGTTCCAGTGGCGACATCATCGGTCGCGCCAACGAGTTCCTAGTCATTGCCGGTCTGGTGTATTTCACGATCAGTTTCGCCGCCTCGTTGCTGGTGAAGCGTCTGCAAAAAAGGTTTGCCGTATGA
- a CDS encoding DsbA family oxidoreductase yields the protein MATALKIDFISDVSCPWCVIGLRALDQALEVLGDEVQAQIHFQPFELNPNMPAEGQDIKEHIAEKYGSTPDQIDAIHETIRERGAELGFTFGKGERRIYNTFDAHRLLHWAEQEGKQPALKQALFVAYFSELKDPSDHQTLADVAQKVGLDRLRAQAILDSDEYAAEVREAEQLWTSRGITSVPTMVFNDQYAVSGGQPVDVFVSAIRQMLSESK from the coding sequence ATGGCAACTGCACTGAAGATCGATTTCATTTCCGATGTTTCCTGCCCTTGGTGCGTCATCGGCCTGCGCGCACTCGATCAGGCGCTGGAGGTGCTTGGCGATGAGGTGCAGGCACAGATCCATTTTCAGCCCTTCGAGCTGAACCCGAACATGCCTGCCGAAGGCCAGGACATCAAAGAGCACATCGCCGAGAAATACGGCTCCACGCCTGACCAGATCGACGCCATTCACGAGACGATCCGTGAGCGCGGTGCCGAGCTGGGGTTCACGTTTGGCAAGGGCGAGCGACGCATCTACAACACCTTCGATGCACATCGTCTGTTGCATTGGGCCGAACAGGAAGGCAAGCAGCCCGCGTTGAAGCAAGCGCTGTTTGTGGCGTATTTCAGTGAGCTGAAAGACCCTTCCGATCACCAAACCCTAGCGGACGTGGCGCAGAAGGTGGGTTTGGACCGTCTGCGTGCTCAGGCGATTCTGGACAGCGACGAGTACGCCGCCGAAGTCCGCGAAGCCGAACAACTCTGGACGTCGCGAGGCATCACTTCGGTGCCGACCATGGTTTTCAATGACCAGTACGCCGTTTCGGGCGGGCAGCCGGTTGACGTGTTCGTCAGCGCGATCCGGCAGATGCTCAGCGAGTCAAAGTAA
- a CDS encoding sigma-54-dependent transcriptional regulator encodes MSINRDLTVLIVEDDPHVLLGCQQALALEDIASEGVSSAEEALQRIGDNFAGIVISDIRLPGIDGLELLSRLKARDSSLPVVLITGHGDITMAVNAMRDGAYDFMEKPFSPERLVDVTRRALEQRGLAREVWSLRKQLAERDSLEGRIIGRSPVMQNLRALIANVADTSANVLIEGETGTGKELVARCLHDFSRRKNNPFVALNCGGLAESLFESEIFGHEANAFTGAGKRRIGKIEHAHEGTLFLDEVESMPINLQIKLLRVLQERTLERLGSNQSVAVDCRVIAATKSDLNALGRTNQFRSDLYYRLNVVTLELPPLRDRREDILPLFEHFLQLSSLRFDREPPQLDRQTGSSLMSHDWPGNVRELRNVAERFALGLPAFKQSGTISENQSLGFAEAVEAFERSLLSEALQRSGGKLSQASQELGMAKTTLFDKVKKYGL; translated from the coding sequence ATGAGCATCAACAGAGACCTGACGGTCCTGATCGTCGAAGATGACCCGCACGTGTTGCTGGGCTGCCAGCAGGCGCTGGCGCTCGAGGACATTGCCAGCGAGGGTGTATCGAGCGCCGAAGAAGCGCTGCAACGCATTGGCGACAACTTTGCCGGCATCGTCATCAGCGACATTCGTCTGCCGGGCATTGACGGGCTGGAACTGTTGAGCCGCCTCAAGGCACGCGACAGCAGCCTGCCGGTGGTGCTGATCACCGGCCATGGCGATATCACCATGGCCGTCAATGCGATGCGCGACGGTGCCTATGACTTCATGGAGAAACCTTTTTCGCCCGAGCGCCTGGTCGATGTGACGCGCCGGGCGCTCGAGCAACGCGGTCTGGCCCGCGAAGTCTGGTCGTTACGCAAGCAACTCGCCGAACGCGACTCGCTGGAGGGCCGGATCATTGGCCGCTCACCGGTCATGCAGAACCTGCGGGCATTGATCGCCAACGTCGCCGACACCTCGGCCAACGTGCTGATCGAAGGCGAAACCGGCACTGGCAAGGAACTGGTCGCTCGCTGCCTGCATGACTTCAGCCGCCGCAAGAACAACCCGTTCGTGGCGCTCAACTGCGGCGGGCTGGCAGAAAGTCTGTTCGAGTCGGAAATATTCGGTCACGAAGCCAACGCCTTTACCGGCGCGGGCAAGCGGCGCATCGGCAAGATCGAACACGCTCACGAGGGCACGCTGTTTCTCGATGAGGTGGAAAGCATGCCAATCAATCTGCAGATCAAGCTGCTGCGCGTCTTGCAGGAGCGCACACTGGAGCGGCTGGGTTCGAACCAGAGCGTGGCGGTGGATTGCCGGGTCATAGCAGCGACGAAATCCGATCTGAATGCGCTGGGCAGGACCAACCAGTTCCGCAGCGACCTGTATTACCGCCTCAACGTCGTCACCCTGGAACTGCCGCCACTGCGCGACCGTCGGGAAGACATTCTTCCGTTGTTCGAGCACTTTCTGCAGTTGTCCTCGTTACGCTTCGACCGCGAGCCGCCGCAACTGGATCGGCAGACCGGCTCGAGCCTGATGAGCCACGACTGGCCGGGCAATGTACGTGAACTGCGTAACGTCGCAGAACGATTTGCCCTCGGTCTGCCCGCGTTCAAGCAGAGCGGCACGATCAGTGAAAACCAGAGCCTGGGTTTTGCCGAAGCGGTTGAAGCCTTCGAACGCTCATTACTTAGCGAAGCCTTGCAACGCAGCGGCGGCAAACTCAGCCAGGCCAGTCAGGAACTGGGCATGGCCAAAACCACACTGTTCGACAAGGTCAAGAAATACGGACTTTGA
- a CDS encoding DeoR/GlpR family transcriptional regulator → MNLPPRQQQILELVRDRGYVSIEEMATLFVVTPQTIRRDINQLAEMNLLRRYHGGAAYDSSIENTAYAMRADQMRDEKQRIAEAIAAQIPDNASLFINIGTTTESIARALLNHNNLKIITNNLHVASILSTKDDFEVLIAGGNVRRDGGVVGQGSIDFISQFKVDFALVGISGIDEDGSLLDFDYQEVRVSQAIIANARKVLLAADSSKFGRNAMVRLGPITLIDCLVTDQPPVPALQQLLTQHKIRLEVV, encoded by the coding sequence ATGAACCTGCCTCCCCGCCAACAACAGATTCTCGAACTGGTCCGTGACCGTGGTTACGTCAGCATCGAGGAAATGGCGACGCTGTTCGTCGTGACCCCACAAACCATCCGCCGCGATATCAATCAGCTGGCGGAAATGAACCTGCTGCGTCGCTACCACGGCGGCGCGGCTTATGACTCCAGCATCGAAAACACCGCCTACGCCATGCGTGCGGATCAGATGCGCGACGAGAAACAACGGATCGCCGAGGCCATCGCCGCGCAGATCCCGGACAACGCGTCGTTGTTCATCAACATCGGCACCACCACCGAATCCATCGCCCGCGCCCTGCTCAATCACAACAACCTGAAAATCATTACCAACAACCTGCACGTAGCGTCGATCCTCAGCACCAAGGACGATTTCGAAGTGTTGATTGCAGGCGGCAATGTCCGCCGTGATGGCGGTGTTGTGGGTCAGGGCAGTATCGATTTCATCAGCCAGTTCAAAGTGGACTTTGCACTGGTCGGCATCAGCGGTATCGACGAAGACGGCAGTCTGCTGGACTTCGATTATCAGGAAGTGCGGGTCTCCCAGGCGATCATCGCCAATGCGCGCAAAGTGCTGCTGGCGGCGGACTCCAGCAAGTTCGGGCGTAACGCCATGGTCCGACTCGGGCCGATCACCCTGATCGATTGCCTGGTCACCGACCAGCCTCCGGTGCCTGCGCTGCAGCAATTGCTGACCCAACACAAGATCCGGCTGGAAGTGGTTTGA
- a CDS encoding alpha/beta fold hydrolase: MRVLIFLAALLCGLPSFAADRCDVNAPVQFADLKEVRIAYQSIGSESDPALLLIMGLGGQLIHWPDEVVVALCQQGYRVIRYDNRDVGLSTWVQQPTDANLTFEVLRYKLGLPVSAPYSLTDMADDALGLMDALQVRQFHVLGASMGGMIAQHLADMAPSRVESMTLIMTSSGAQGLPMPSAALMQLLARRGAPDREVAIEQQADLLAALGSPQVKDDREQLLHQAAVSYDRAFNPEGVKRQIMAILAEPSRVELLNRLRLPVLVVHGTADPLLPVMHGVHVAAHNQGSQLRLIPGLAHRFQEAFKAPLLGAVLPYLKAQHEDGRSLAQL; this comes from the coding sequence ATGCGGGTTTTAATTTTTCTGGCCGCGCTTCTGTGCGGCTTGCCGTCGTTTGCGGCCGATCGTTGTGATGTCAATGCTCCTGTGCAGTTTGCTGACCTCAAGGAAGTTCGGATTGCCTACCAAAGTATCGGCAGCGAATCCGACCCTGCCTTATTGCTGATCATGGGTCTGGGTGGGCAACTGATCCACTGGCCGGACGAAGTGGTGGTCGCGCTCTGTCAGCAGGGTTACCGGGTCATCCGCTATGACAACCGCGACGTCGGTCTGTCTACCTGGGTGCAGCAGCCGACTGACGCCAACCTGACGTTCGAAGTGCTGCGCTACAAGCTCGGCTTGCCGGTGTCGGCGCCTTATTCGTTGACCGACATGGCCGACGATGCGCTGGGCCTGATGGATGCGTTGCAGGTTCGCCAGTTCCACGTACTGGGTGCGAGCATGGGCGGCATGATTGCCCAGCATCTGGCCGACATGGCTCCGTCGCGCGTGGAAAGTATGACGCTGATCATGACCAGTTCCGGCGCCCAGGGGCTGCCGATGCCCAGCGCAGCACTGATGCAATTGCTGGCACGTCGTGGCGCGCCTGATCGGGAAGTGGCCATCGAACAGCAGGCCGATCTGCTTGCCGCGCTGGGTAGCCCGCAGGTCAAGGATGATCGCGAGCAGTTGCTGCATCAGGCTGCGGTTTCCTATGACCGGGCGTTCAACCCTGAAGGCGTCAAACGTCAGATCATGGCGATTCTTGCCGAGCCCAGTCGCGTCGAGTTGCTGAATCGTCTGCGTCTGCCGGTGCTGGTGGTTCACGGCACTGCTGACCCGTTGCTGCCGGTCATGCACGGCGTGCATGTTGCTGCGCACAATCAGGGCAGCCAACTGCGCCTGATTCCGGGGCTGGCGCACCGTTTTCAGGAGGCGTTCAAGGCGCCGCTGCTGGGCGCAGTGTTGCCGTACCTGAAAGCCCAGCACGAAGACGGCCGCAGCCTGGCTCAGTTGTAA
- a CDS encoding amino acid ABC transporter ATP-binding protein: protein MISIKNVNKWYGDFQVLTDCSTEVSKGEVVVVCGPSGSGKSTLIKCVNALEPFQKGDIVVDGTSISDAKTNLPKLRSRVGMVFQHFELFPHLSIVENLTIAQIKVLGRSKAEATEKGLKLLDRVGLSEHAHKHPGQLSGGQQQRVAIARALAMDPVVMLFDEPTSALDPEMVNEVLDVMVQLAHEGMTMMCVTHEMGFARKVANRVIFMDKGQIVEDCEKEEFFGDVSARSERAQQFLAKILQH from the coding sequence ATGATTTCAATCAAGAACGTCAACAAGTGGTACGGGGACTTTCAGGTCCTGACCGATTGCAGCACCGAGGTCAGCAAGGGCGAAGTGGTCGTGGTTTGCGGACCGTCCGGCTCGGGCAAGTCGACCCTGATCAAGTGTGTCAATGCGCTGGAGCCGTTCCAGAAAGGCGACATCGTCGTCGACGGTACATCCATCTCCGATGCCAAGACCAACCTGCCGAAACTGCGTTCGCGGGTCGGCATGGTGTTCCAGCATTTCGAACTGTTTCCACACCTGAGCATCGTCGAAAACCTGACCATCGCGCAGATCAAGGTGCTGGGCCGCAGCAAGGCCGAAGCCACTGAGAAAGGCCTGAAACTGCTGGACCGCGTGGGCCTGTCCGAGCATGCGCACAAGCATCCCGGTCAACTTTCCGGTGGGCAGCAACAGCGCGTCGCCATCGCCCGCGCGCTGGCCATGGACCCGGTGGTCATGCTGTTCGACGAACCGACCTCCGCGCTGGACCCGGAAATGGTCAATGAAGTGCTCGACGTCATGGTGCAACTGGCCCATGAAGGCATGACCATGATGTGCGTGACCCACGAAATGGGTTTCGCCCGCAAAGTCGCCAACCGGGTGATTTTCATGGACAAGGGGCAGATTGTCGAAGACTGCGAAAAGGAAGAGTTTTTCGGCGATGTCAGCGCCCGTTCCGAACGTGCTCAGCAATTTCTCGCCAAAATCCTTCAGCACTAG
- a CDS encoding amino acid ABC transporter permease: protein MNYNWDWGVFFKSTGVGSETYLDWFISGLGWTIAIAVIAWIIALLLGSVLGVMRTVPNRLVSGIATVYVEIFRNVPLLVQLFIWYFLVPDMLPENIQEWYKQDLNPTTSAFLSVVVCLGLFTAARVCEQVRTGIEALPKGQESAARAMGFKLPQIYWNVLLPQAYRIIIPPLTSEFLNVFKNSSVASLIGLMELLAQTKQTAEFSANLFEAFTLATLIYFTLNMSLMLLMRMIEKKVAVPGLISLGGK from the coding sequence ATGAATTACAACTGGGACTGGGGCGTGTTCTTCAAGTCCACCGGCGTCGGCAGCGAGACCTATCTGGACTGGTTCATCTCCGGTCTGGGCTGGACCATCGCAATTGCCGTGATCGCCTGGATCATCGCCCTGCTGCTGGGCTCGGTGCTGGGCGTCATGCGCACCGTACCGAACCGCCTGGTGTCGGGTATCGCCACGGTGTACGTGGAAATCTTCCGTAACGTGCCACTGCTGGTGCAGCTGTTCATCTGGTACTTTCTGGTGCCCGACATGCTGCCGGAAAACATTCAGGAGTGGTACAAGCAGGACCTCAACCCGACTACCTCTGCATTTCTGAGCGTCGTAGTGTGCTTGGGCCTGTTCACCGCTGCACGGGTTTGCGAACAAGTGCGTACCGGCATCGAAGCATTGCCGAAAGGCCAGGAATCCGCCGCACGGGCCATGGGCTTCAAGCTGCCGCAGATCTACTGGAATGTGCTGTTGCCACAGGCCTACCGGATCATCATTCCGCCGCTTACCTCCGAATTCCTGAACGTGTTCAAGAACTCTTCGGTCGCGTCGCTGATCGGCCTGATGGAGCTGCTCGCGCAGACCAAACAGACGGCTGAGTTTTCCGCCAACCTGTTTGAAGCCTTCACCCTGGCGACCCTCATTTATTTCACGCTGAACATGAGCCTGATGCTGCTGATGCGCATGATCGAGAAGAAAGTCGCAGTGCCCGGCCTGATCTCTCTGGGGGGCAAATAA
- the glpD gene encoding glycerol-3-phosphate dehydrogenase — translation MPHATVPTPPLSEVYDIAVIGGGINGVGIAADASGRGLSVFLCEKDDLASHTSSASSKLIHGGLRYLEHYEFRLVREALAEREVLLAKAPHIVKPMRFVLPHRPHLRPAWMIRAGMFLYDNLGKREKLPASRTIRFGADSPLNPSITRGFEYSDCWVDDARLVVLNAMAARENGAHIHTQTRCVSARRIKGMWHLHLERSDGSLFSIHAKALVNAAGPWVAKFIREDLKLDSAYGIRLIQGSHLIVPKLYEGEHAFILQNEDKRIVFTIPYLEHFTIVGTTDREYQGDPNKVDITEGEMDYVLKVANDHFKKQLSRADVLRTFSGVRPLCNDESDNPSAITRDYTLSLSGSGDEAPILSVFGGKLTTYRKLAESAMTQLAPFFKQMKPSWTAKAALPGGEDMTTPEALAAEMTGRYSWLPAPIAKRWSITYGSRSWRLLDGAQGLEDLGQHLGAGLYTREVDYLCEQEWATSIEDILWRRTKLGLFTTPEEQANVRSYLETVVRNKATIEAA, via the coding sequence ATGCCCCACGCTACCGTGCCAACCCCACCTCTTTCCGAGGTTTACGACATCGCTGTTATCGGCGGTGGCATCAATGGCGTCGGGATTGCGGCAGACGCCTCCGGTCGTGGCCTTTCGGTTTTCCTGTGCGAGAAAGATGACTTGGCCAGTCATACGTCTTCGGCCAGCAGCAAGCTGATCCATGGTGGTTTGCGCTATCTGGAGCATTACGAATTTCGTCTGGTGCGCGAGGCGCTTGCGGAACGTGAAGTGCTGCTCGCCAAGGCGCCGCACATCGTCAAGCCGATGCGTTTCGTCTTGCCTCACCGCCCACACCTGCGTCCGGCGTGGATGATTCGTGCGGGGATGTTTCTGTACGACAACCTCGGCAAGCGCGAAAAGCTGCCCGCCTCGAGGACCATTCGTTTTGGTGCGGACAGCCCGCTCAATCCGAGCATCACCCGGGGTTTCGAATACTCAGACTGCTGGGTAGACGATGCGCGTCTGGTAGTTCTCAATGCCATGGCGGCGCGTGAAAACGGCGCACATATCCACACCCAGACCCGCTGCGTCAGCGCGCGCCGCATCAAAGGCATGTGGCACCTGCATCTGGAGCGCAGCGACGGCAGCCTGTTCTCGATCCACGCCAAGGCGCTGGTCAACGCAGCCGGCCCGTGGGTGGCCAAATTCATTCGTGAAGACCTCAAGCTCGATTCGGCCTACGGCATCCGTCTGATTCAGGGCAGCCACCTGATCGTGCCTAAGCTGTACGAGGGCGAGCATGCGTTCATTCTGCAAAACGAAGACAAGCGCATCGTCTTCACCATTCCGTACCTGGAGCACTTCACCATCGTTGGCACCACCGACCGTGAATATCAGGGCGACCCTAACAAGGTCGACATCACCGAAGGCGAGATGGATTACGTGCTGAAAGTGGCCAACGACCACTTCAAGAAACAATTGAGCCGCGCCGACGTGCTGCGCACCTTCTCGGGCGTGCGTCCGCTGTGCAACGACGAGTCCGATAACCCGTCGGCCATCACCCGCGATTACACCCTGTCGTTGTCGGGTAGCGGCGATGAAGCGCCGATTCTGTCGGTATTCGGCGGCAAGCTGACGACCTATCGCAAGCTGGCGGAATCGGCAATGACGCAACTGGCGCCATTCTTCAAGCAGATGAAACCGAGCTGGACGGCCAAAGCGGCCCTGCCCGGCGGCGAAGACATGACCACGCCGGAAGCACTGGCTGCGGAAATGACCGGGCGTTACAGCTGGCTGCCTGCTCCGATCGCCAAACGCTGGTCGATCACATACGGCAGCCGTAGCTGGCGCTTACTGGACGGCGCGCAGGGTCTGGAAGACCTCGGCCAGCACCTTGGCGCAGGTCTGTACACCCGTGAAGTCGATTACCTGTGCGAGCAGGAATGGGCGACCAGCATCGAAGATATCCTGTGGCGCCGCACCAAGCTGGGCCTGTTCACCACACCCGAAGAACAGGCAAACGTACGCAGCTACCTGGAAACAGTCGTGCGCAACAAGGCGACGATCGAAGCCGCCTGA
- a CDS encoding sensor histidine kinase — MKCDSTLYRAAPPSLAVKPRLVRQLFLPPLILLLMIGLGYVAYLISEHNGIKSLRESGERQLELHASTVESEISKYTYLPSVLELESSVSQLLNNPGPELQQQVNRYLEGLNRRSRSRAIYVMDTTGRVLATSNWRDADSYQGEDLSFRAYFQDAVRGLPGRFYGIGSTSGESGYYLAHGLEDKGRIIGVAVIKVRLEALEERWQRARLEAFVTDENGIIILSSDPARRLKSVRPLTPEIKERMARSLQYYWWPLNELVPLERETLSEGVEKLTFPANVSVDREHTQVSYLAQTRPLNETSWHFTLLTPLEDLRSEAASRGMLVAVACALVTFLLIAWNERRKVISTRLAAREALQAANDELERKIAERTEHLRASNERLKAQIRERRQAEDTLRRAQDELVQAGKLAAIGQMSTSIAHELNQPLAALRTLSGNTVRFLERGALDTASANLRTINDLVDRMGRITASLRAFARRGDDKGQAQLSKAVNAALQLLAVRLEQSGLILHQAFADAALGIDQTRLEQILVNLIGNALDAMSAQPQPQLWLEGSVVDGRYRLLVRDNGHGIDDEVRKHLFEPFFTTKPGEQGLGLGLTLSASLAAAAGGSLGAEPVGDAGSTFVLCLPFITDAPTDSRQGKLT, encoded by the coding sequence ATGAAATGCGACTCCACTCTTTATCGCGCCGCGCCGCCATCACTTGCCGTGAAGCCTCGTCTGGTCCGCCAACTGTTTCTGCCCCCGCTGATCCTCCTGCTGATGATCGGGCTGGGCTACGTCGCCTATCTGATCAGCGAACACAACGGCATCAAGAGCTTGCGCGAAAGTGGCGAACGGCAACTGGAGCTGCACGCCAGTACCGTTGAAAGCGAAATCAGCAAATACACCTACCTGCCCAGCGTTCTGGAGCTGGAATCCAGCGTTTCGCAGCTGCTCAACAACCCCGGCCCCGAGCTGCAGCAACAGGTCAACCGCTACCTCGAGGGTCTGAATCGGCGCAGCCGCAGCCGTGCCATCTACGTGATGGACACCACCGGCCGCGTGCTGGCGACCAGCAACTGGCGTGATGCCGACAGCTATCAGGGCGAAGACCTCTCTTTTCGCGCCTATTTTCAGGACGCGGTGCGCGGCCTGCCAGGACGTTTTTACGGGATCGGCAGCACGTCGGGCGAATCCGGCTACTACCTGGCTCACGGGCTGGAAGACAAAGGCAGGATCATCGGCGTCGCGGTGATCAAAGTCCGCCTTGAAGCGCTCGAAGAACGCTGGCAACGGGCCCGACTGGAAGCATTTGTCACCGATGAAAACGGCATCATCATTCTGTCCAGCGACCCGGCCAGACGCCTGAAATCGGTGCGCCCGCTGACACCCGAAATCAAAGAGCGCATGGCCCGCAGCCTGCAATATTACTGGTGGCCGCTCAATGAGCTGGTGCCACTGGAACGTGAAACGCTGTCCGAAGGCGTCGAGAAACTCACCTTTCCGGCCAACGTCAGCGTTGATCGGGAACACACGCAGGTGAGCTACCTGGCGCAGACCCGGCCGCTGAATGAGACTTCATGGCACTTCACGCTGCTCACGCCTCTGGAGGACCTGCGCAGTGAAGCCGCGAGTCGAGGCATGCTGGTGGCGGTGGCCTGTGCGCTGGTGACGTTTCTGCTGATCGCCTGGAACGAACGACGCAAGGTCATCTCGACCCGGCTCGCTGCCCGGGAAGCGCTGCAGGCTGCCAACGATGAGCTGGAACGCAAGATTGCCGAACGTACCGAGCACTTGCGCGCGAGCAACGAGCGTCTCAAGGCGCAGATTCGCGAGCGAAGGCAGGCGGAAGACACGCTGCGCCGGGCTCAGGATGAGCTGGTCCAGGCCGGCAAACTGGCGGCCATCGGGCAGATGTCGACCAGTATTGCGCATGAACTCAATCAGCCACTGGCCGCCTTGCGCACGTTGTCCGGCAACACCGTGCGCTTTCTGGAACGTGGTGCACTGGATACTGCCAGCGCCAACCTGCGCACCATCAACGATCTGGTCGACCGCATGGGCCGCATCACCGCCAGCCTGCGCGCCTTTGCCCGACGGGGTGACGACAAGGGGCAGGCGCAGCTCAGCAAAGCTGTAAACGCCGCGCTGCAATTGCTGGCCGTACGTCTGGAACAGTCAGGGCTCATCCTGCACCAGGCGTTCGCCGACGCCGCGCTGGGCATCGATCAGACCCGGCTGGAACAGATTCTGGTCAACCTGATCGGCAATGCGCTGGACGCCATGTCCGCCCAGCCGCAGCCGCAGTTGTGGCTTGAAGGTTCGGTCGTCGACGGCCGCTATCGCCTGTTGGTGCGTGACAATGGGCACGGTATCGACGATGAAGTGCGCAAACACCTGTTCGAACCCTTTTTCACGACCAAACCGGGCGAACAAGGCCTCGGTCTTGGCCTGACGCTGTCAGCGAGCCTGGCCGCCGCAGCGGGAGGCAGTCTGGGCGCGGAGCCTGTGGGCGACGCGGGCTCGACTTTTGTTCTGTGCCTGCCGTTCATAACGGACGCGCCGACCGATTCTCGCCAGGGCAAGCTCACATAA